In Alkalihalobacillus sp. FSL W8-0930, a single window of DNA contains:
- a CDS encoding ThuA domain-containing protein, translating into MKKAFIFQGGWEGHEPAEVAVILKGILEEEGFAVTVSDTLTFLEEEDLKQFDLIVPNWTQGEIKQEQLKPLMEAVEAGTGLAGLHGGMGDSFRKETDYQFMVGGQWVAHPGNDGVNYTVHIHDSSHELTKGLKDFDVVSEQYYMHIDPAVNVHATTQFPIADGPHSVNGPVSMPVVWSKKWGKGNVYYCSLGHVAEVVNQPEIISLMRMGMKWAARS; encoded by the coding sequence ATGAAAAAAGCATTCATTTTTCAAGGAGGCTGGGAAGGTCACGAGCCGGCCGAGGTAGCTGTGATTTTAAAGGGCATTCTGGAGGAAGAAGGTTTCGCAGTAACGGTCAGTGATACACTCACTTTTTTAGAGGAAGAGGACCTTAAGCAATTTGATTTAATCGTTCCGAATTGGACCCAAGGAGAAATCAAACAGGAACAACTTAAGCCGCTAATGGAAGCAGTGGAAGCTGGGACAGGACTTGCAGGTCTACACGGTGGAATGGGAGATTCATTTAGGAAGGAAACGGACTATCAATTTATGGTTGGTGGACAATGGGTTGCCCATCCAGGTAATGATGGAGTAAATTACACGGTTCACATTCATGACTCATCACATGAATTAACTAAAGGACTAAAGGACTTTGATGTTGTGAGTGAACAGTATTATATGCACATAGATCCGGCTGTAAACGTACATGCTACAACTCAATTTCCAATTGCAGATGGGCCGCATTCCGTAAATGGGCCAGTTTCAATGCCAGTTGTCTGGTCGAAAAAATGGGGGAAAGGCAACGTTTATTATTGTTCACTGGGCCACGTAGCTGAAGTTGTAAACCAACCAGAGATTATCAGCTTGATGCGTATGGGAATGAAGTGGGCAGCACGATCTTGA
- a CDS encoding Gfo/Idh/MocA family oxidoreductase, with translation MNIRIGMIGYQFMGKAHSHAYRDIPFFFSTKAKPVLKALCGRNIEAVREAADRMGWESVESDWRELIKRDDIDVIDIVTPNHTHAEIAIAAAEAGKHIITEKPLALTVEEAKKMKDAVEKHNVIHMVCHNYRFVPAIQYTKKLIDEGKLGKIFHFRAHYLQDFIIDPGFPLIWRLKREVSGSGALGDIGAHSIDLGRYLVGEMDEVVAMSQTFIKERPLGEMSGGLSASASSNEMGEVTVDDAVAFMVRFNSGTFGTFEASRFATGNRNRNTIEINGEKGSIRWDMEQMNNLELYLTDDQEGMQGFRNVNCTEEVHPYAGAYWPAGHIIGYEHTFIHLLYEFCEAVLNNRQAKPDFHDGYQNQLILQAIEQSAETKQWVDIQKA, from the coding sequence ATGAACATAAGAATCGGAATGATTGGATATCAATTTATGGGGAAAGCTCATAGCCATGCATATCGAGATATTCCCTTTTTCTTCTCTACTAAGGCTAAACCTGTACTTAAGGCGTTATGTGGACGAAATATAGAAGCAGTCAGAGAAGCAGCAGATCGAATGGGCTGGGAGTCTGTTGAATCGGACTGGCGTGAGTTAATTAAAAGGGATGATATTGATGTCATTGATATTGTCACGCCAAATCATACTCATGCAGAGATAGCGATTGCGGCGGCAGAAGCGGGAAAACACATTATCACGGAGAAGCCGCTTGCTTTGACAGTAGAGGAAGCCAAAAAAATGAAGGACGCAGTGGAAAAACACAATGTCATTCATATGGTTTGTCATAACTATCGATTTGTACCTGCCATTCAATACACAAAAAAACTGATTGATGAGGGTAAGCTTGGTAAGATCTTTCATTTTCGCGCCCATTACTTACAAGACTTTATTATAGACCCTGGGTTTCCGCTTATCTGGCGTTTAAAAAGAGAAGTGTCCGGTTCGGGAGCGTTAGGTGATATTGGGGCACATAGCATTGATCTAGGTAGATATCTAGTAGGAGAGATGGATGAGGTTGTGGCCATGTCGCAGACCTTTATTAAAGAACGTCCATTAGGTGAAATGTCGGGTGGCTTAAGCGCTTCGGCAAGTAGCAATGAAATGGGTGAAGTCACTGTAGATGATGCGGTGGCCTTTATGGTGCGGTTTAACTCTGGAACATTTGGGACGTTTGAAGCAAGTAGGTTTGCTACAGGTAATCGTAATCGAAATACAATTGAGATAAATGGAGAAAAAGGTTCAATTCGTTGGGACATGGAACAAATGAATAACCTAGAACTCTATTTAACTGATGATCAGGAAGGGATGCAAGGATTCCGCAATGTAAATTGCACAGAAGAGGTGCATCCTTATGCAGGGGCTTACTGGCCAGCGGGTCACATTATTGGCTACGAGCATACATTTATTCATTTGCTTTATGAGTTTTGTGAAGCCGTTTTAAATAACAGGCAGGCCAAACCAGATTTTCACGATGGGTATCAAAATCAACTTATACTGCAAGCGATTGAGCAATCAGCAGAGACAAAACAGTGGGTAGATATTCAAAAAGCATAA
- a CDS encoding aldose 1-epimerase has product MSASINETTYQGMQAIKMETSKMEVTIVPEWGSNAISMKWKKENEFVELLRGPSSIEEYEQAPVQFGVPILFPPNRISDGEFTFNEQTYSFDLSEPDKNNHIHGFVYQKPWKVTQTEVEGDRARIVTTIESKDHPDITAQFPHSFRIDMVYILEGSLLKKHAMITNLGDQEFPWGIGYHTTFLFPEETSQFSLAAEKQWELNERLLPTEKLVPTPYTNIKEGMSLQQVELDDAFLAQENELETNQAVITLEDERIQIRYKADEFFKHWVVYNADGTKGYVCPEPYTWITNAPKLSLEKELTGVQTLGGNQSIVVKTEIDVSSL; this is encoded by the coding sequence TTGTCAGCATCAATCAATGAAACAACCTATCAGGGCATGCAAGCTATTAAGATGGAAACAAGTAAAATGGAAGTTACGATTGTACCTGAATGGGGATCAAATGCGATCTCAATGAAATGGAAAAAGGAAAATGAATTTGTTGAATTACTAAGAGGTCCGAGCTCCATTGAAGAATATGAGCAAGCACCCGTTCAATTTGGTGTACCTATCTTGTTCCCACCAAATCGGATCAGTGACGGTGAATTTACGTTTAATGAACAAACCTATTCTTTTGACTTGTCCGAGCCAGATAAAAACAATCATATTCATGGTTTTGTGTATCAGAAGCCTTGGAAGGTTACGCAAACAGAAGTAGAAGGGGATCGGGCTAGAATAGTAACAACGATTGAATCAAAGGACCATCCAGATATCACTGCACAATTTCCCCATTCGTTTCGAATTGACATGGTCTATATTTTAGAAGGATCATTATTGAAAAAACATGCGATGATTACGAATCTAGGCGATCAAGAGTTTCCGTGGGGCATTGGATATCATACAACCTTTCTATTCCCTGAAGAAACAAGTCAGTTTTCATTAGCTGCTGAAAAACAATGGGAGCTTAACGAACGTTTGCTACCGACAGAAAAACTCGTTCCAACACCCTACACAAACATTAAAGAGGGTATGTCCCTGCAACAAGTTGAATTAGATGATGCCTTTTTAGCGCAAGAAAATGAGTTAGAAACCAACCAAGCAGTCATCACACTTGAAGACGAACGGATTCAGATTCGTTATAAAGCTGACGAGTTCTTTAAACACTGGGTTGTGTATAATGCGGATGGCACAAAAGGGTATGTCTGTCCTGAACCGTACACATGGATAACAAATGCACCAAAATTATCATTAGAGAAAGAATTGACCGGGGTGCAAACGCTTGGTGGAAACCAATCAATTGTCGTAAAAACTGAAATTGACGTTTCTAGTTTATGA
- a CDS encoding ROK family transcriptional regulator — protein sequence MATPQNQTTIKKENKQLVLHFIRQHEPVSRARIAQVTGLNKGTISTLVTELIEENLLLEIGTGISSGGRKPVLLQVNKHAGYSIGIDLGVQHILGILTDLNGEPIVSVRQPLAQTSYPYVIDVITSMVRSLISKIPDSPYGLVGIAIGVPAIVSMKGEIIHAPNLNWRHIDLTIELNEFHVPIWVDNEANFGALGQQSADRVEPAHSSLYISAGIGIGAGFVLNGQLYKGTHGFAGEVGHMTIDGNGPLCRCGNFGCWEMFASEQALLSYTGFEYTLEELITSAKNGDVKTLAALKDVATYLGIGIVSLIHIFSPDQIIIGNRLALASDFLIEEVQDTISSRLVTDQQHTPIIFSTVHTNATAIGATSFAIDQFFQNDTAHKKVAEN from the coding sequence ATGGCGACACCTCAAAATCAAACGACGATTAAAAAAGAAAATAAACAGCTTGTCCTCCATTTTATAAGACAACATGAACCTGTATCCAGAGCAAGGATTGCTCAGGTTACAGGCTTAAATAAAGGGACCATTTCTACCTTAGTTACAGAATTAATCGAGGAGAATCTTCTGCTAGAGATCGGAACCGGAATATCAAGTGGTGGCAGAAAGCCTGTACTACTTCAAGTAAACAAACATGCTGGTTACTCCATCGGAATCGATTTAGGTGTACAACATATTCTTGGAATATTAACAGATTTAAATGGTGAACCAATCGTATCAGTCAGGCAACCGCTTGCTCAAACCTCTTATCCTTATGTGATAGATGTCATCACTTCAATGGTACGTAGCTTGATATCTAAGATTCCAGATTCGCCTTATGGCTTGGTAGGGATTGCAATTGGTGTTCCGGCAATTGTTTCAATGAAAGGTGAAATCATTCATGCACCAAATTTAAACTGGAGACATATTGACTTAACGATTGAGTTAAACGAGTTCCACGTACCCATTTGGGTAGATAATGAAGCAAACTTTGGAGCTCTCGGTCAACAATCAGCCGATCGAGTTGAACCAGCTCACTCATCACTTTACATTAGTGCAGGAATAGGTATAGGAGCTGGATTCGTATTAAATGGGCAACTGTACAAAGGCACACATGGCTTTGCCGGGGAGGTAGGTCATATGACAATCGATGGGAATGGTCCATTGTGCAGATGTGGAAATTTTGGCTGCTGGGAGATGTTTGCTTCAGAACAAGCATTACTTTCTTACACTGGTTTTGAATATACACTTGAGGAGCTTATAACTTCAGCAAAAAATGGAGATGTGAAAACACTGGCAGCACTAAAAGATGTTGCTACTTATTTAGGAATTGGAATTGTATCACTTATCCATATTTTCAGTCCCGATCAAATTATAATTGGGAACCGATTAGCACTGGCGTCAGACTTTTTAATTGAAGAAGTACAAGATACAATTTCAAGCAGACTAGTTACGGATCAACAGCATACTCCCATAATCTTTTCAACAGTACATACAAACGCAACAGCCATTGGTGCTACTTCATTTGCCATAGATCAGTTTTTCCAAAATGACACTGCACATAAAAAAGTGGCTGAGAATTAA
- the xylA gene encoding xylose isomerase has translation MSVFKDVQSIQYEGPGSKNSLAFKYYNPSEQVNGQSMEEILRFSVAYWHTFTAGGEDPFGAAVMERPWLHLKGMDLAKARVEAAFELFEKLNVPYFCFHDVDIAPSGSSLKETNQNLDVITAMIKEYSKTSKTKLLWNTANLFNHPRYVHGAATSNLADSFAYAAAQVKKGLEMGKELGSENYVFWGGREGYESLLNTDLKLEQDNMARFFHMAIDYAKEIGYTGQFLIEPKPKEPTKHQYDFDVATSLAFLQNYGLNNHFKFNIEANHATLAGHTFEHELRTARIHGMLGSVDANQGDPLLGWDTDEFPTDLYSSTLAMYEILKNGGLGTGGLNFDAKVRRTSFEPIDLFEAHVAGMDSFAVGLKVAAKLLEDGVLEDFIEDRYSSFKEGIGLDIVEGRSSLRLLEEHALSLTEIRPRSGKQEKLKGIINQYLLETMHSMAKR, from the coding sequence ATGTCAGTATTCAAAGATGTGCAGTCCATCCAATATGAAGGCCCGGGTTCAAAGAATTCACTTGCATTTAAGTATTATAATCCAAGCGAACAAGTAAATGGACAATCGATGGAAGAAATTTTGAGGTTCTCCGTTGCTTATTGGCATACGTTTACCGCAGGCGGAGAAGATCCATTTGGAGCAGCAGTAATGGAAAGACCTTGGCTTCATTTAAAAGGGATGGATCTAGCAAAAGCTCGAGTAGAAGCTGCATTTGAGTTGTTTGAGAAACTAAATGTCCCTTACTTTTGTTTTCATGATGTTGATATTGCGCCATCGGGATCATCGTTAAAGGAAACAAACCAAAATCTTGATGTGATTACAGCGATGATTAAAGAGTATTCAAAAACAAGTAAAACCAAATTATTATGGAACACGGCGAATTTGTTTAACCACCCTAGATATGTACATGGAGCGGCTACGTCAAACCTTGCTGACTCATTTGCCTATGCTGCAGCTCAAGTGAAAAAAGGGTTGGAAATGGGAAAAGAGCTCGGATCCGAAAACTACGTATTCTGGGGTGGGCGTGAAGGGTATGAATCTCTACTAAACACCGATTTGAAATTAGAACAGGATAACATGGCCCGCTTTTTCCACATGGCGATTGATTACGCCAAGGAGATTGGATATACAGGACAATTTTTAATTGAACCAAAGCCTAAAGAACCAACTAAGCATCAATATGATTTTGATGTCGCAACAAGTCTTGCATTCTTGCAAAATTATGGACTAAATAATCATTTTAAATTTAATATAGAGGCAAATCATGCCACACTTGCAGGACATACGTTTGAACATGAGCTACGCACAGCTCGAATACATGGGATGCTCGGATCCGTTGATGCAAACCAAGGGGATCCGTTACTTGGATGGGATACAGATGAATTTCCTACAGATCTCTATTCAAGTACCTTGGCTATGTATGAAATTTTAAAGAATGGTGGGTTAGGAACTGGAGGGTTAAACTTTGATGCGAAGGTTCGTCGTACTTCTTTTGAACCAATTGATTTATTTGAAGCACACGTAGCTGGAATGGACAGCTTTGCAGTTGGCTTGAAAGTAGCAGCGAAACTACTAGAGGATGGAGTACTTGAGGACTTTATAGAAGACCGTTATTCAAGCTTCAAAGAAGGAATTGGCTTAGATATTGTTGAAGGTAGAAGCAGCTTGCGATTATTAGAAGAACATGCGCTTAGCTTAACAGAAATCAGACCGCGCTCTGGTAAGCAAGAAAAGTTAAAAGGTATCATCAATCAGTATCTACTTGAAACGATGCATTCGATGGCAAAAAGATAA
- the xylB gene encoding xylulokinase: MSHVIGIDLGTSAVKLLLVSKTGEVEVEVSKPYPLIQEKSGYSEQDPAQWVIQTTEGIAELMEQFQGNPEQIEGISFSGQMHGLVLLDESNEVLRPAILWNDTRTTDECREIEQLVGADKLLEITRNPSLEGFTLPKILWVKKNEPEIFSKAAMFLLPKDYLRFAMTGKLHSEYSDAGATLLLDIKNQCWSKEICEKVGVDINICPPLIESHASVGRLTKDVAEQTGLSVKTNVFAGGADNACGAIGAGILSEKDTLVSIGTSGVVLAFEDTNDVQVDGKVHFFHHAKPNAFYKMGVTLSAGYSLSWFKQTFAPDVPFDQMVNEAGARKPGANGLLFTPYLTGERTPHGDSAIRASFIGVSSTHTRADFVRAVLEGITFSLRDSLDLFREQKTPVHRIVSIGGGALSKVWLQMQANIFNVPVVKHANDQGPGMGAAMLAAYGVGWFKSLDECAALFIKEETIYEPEQTQVEQYEALYQLYRRVYAQTKELNQSLAAYR; this comes from the coding sequence ATGTCACATGTAATTGGAATTGACTTAGGAACAAGTGCTGTTAAGCTTCTACTTGTTTCTAAAACAGGGGAAGTGGAGGTAGAAGTAAGTAAACCTTATCCTCTAATACAGGAAAAGTCAGGCTATAGCGAGCAGGATCCAGCACAATGGGTCATCCAGACAACTGAAGGAATAGCGGAATTGATGGAGCAATTTCAAGGGAACCCTGAACAAATCGAAGGCATTAGTTTCTCAGGACAAATGCATGGGTTGGTATTGCTTGATGAATCGAACGAGGTACTTAGACCGGCGATCCTCTGGAATGATACACGGACCACAGATGAGTGCAGGGAGATAGAACAGCTTGTTGGAGCAGATAAACTGTTAGAGATTACACGAAACCCATCACTAGAAGGATTTACTTTACCGAAAATACTTTGGGTTAAAAAAAATGAACCAGAGATTTTTTCTAAAGCCGCAATGTTTCTACTTCCAAAAGATTATCTCCGGTTTGCCATGACTGGGAAATTGCATAGTGAATACTCTGATGCTGGCGCTACTTTGTTACTTGATATCAAAAACCAGTGTTGGAGCAAAGAAATTTGTGAAAAAGTTGGAGTCGACATCAACATATGCCCGCCTCTTATTGAGTCCCATGCATCAGTCGGACGGCTTACCAAGGATGTTGCCGAGCAAACAGGTTTGTCTGTTAAAACAAATGTGTTTGCAGGAGGAGCAGATAATGCCTGTGGAGCAATTGGAGCAGGCATTCTTTCTGAAAAAGATACGTTAGTAAGCATTGGAACGTCGGGTGTCGTTCTTGCGTTTGAGGACACAAATGATGTACAGGTTGATGGAAAGGTTCATTTTTTTCATCACGCAAAACCAAATGCTTTTTATAAGATGGGGGTTACGTTGTCTGCGGGTTACAGTTTAAGCTGGTTTAAGCAGACATTTGCTCCCGATGTTCCCTTTGATCAAATGGTTAATGAAGCAGGAGCACGAAAGCCCGGTGCAAATGGGTTACTCTTTACGCCTTATTTAACTGGAGAACGCACGCCGCACGGAGACTCCGCGATACGAGCAAGTTTTATTGGTGTCAGTTCAACTCACACTCGTGCTGATTTTGTTCGAGCGGTTCTTGAAGGGATCACGTTCTCTTTAAGAGATTCTCTAGATTTGTTTCGAGAACAAAAAACGCCTGTCCATCGAATTGTTTCTATAGGCGGGGGGGCTCTAAGTAAAGTCTGGTTACAAATGCAGGCCAATATCTTTAATGTACCTGTTGTTAAGCATGCGAATGACCAGGGGCCAGGGATGGGAGCAGCAATGCTTGCGGCTTATGGAGTAGGTTGGTTTAAGAGTTTAGACGAGTGTGCAGCATTATTTATAAAAGAAGAAACAATATATGAGCCTGAACAGACTCAAGTAGAGCAATACGAAGCATTGTATCAGCTTTACCGACGAGTGTATGCTCAGACAAAAGAATTAAATCAATCACTTGCAGCATATAGATAG
- a CDS encoding cold-shock protein, with protein sequence MLEGTVKWFNAEKGFGFIEREDGDDVFVHFSAIQSEGFKTLEEGQAVRFDIVEGNRGEQAANVEKA encoded by the coding sequence ATGTTAGAAGGTACAGTAAAATGGTTTAATGCAGAAAAAGGTTTTGGTTTCATCGAGCGCGAAGATGGTGACGATGTATTCGTACATTTCTCAGCTATCCAAAGCGAAGGCTTCAAGACTCTTGAAGAAGGTCAAGCAGTTCGTTTTGATATCGTTGAAGGTAACCGTGGCGAGCAAGCAGCTAACGTTGAAAAAGCATAA
- a CDS encoding MarR family transcriptional regulator, with the protein MDQPGGERLSLLLWFRLARFYHQSNRLSNENVGQFDLTISQFDLLVQTQANQPISQMDLAEKLLVTKGSITQMLAKLEQRNLIKREQDWRIKRISLTEEGEALMKEARPDQSAFQSSLFNPLTQDEQKQLNTLLKKLQKGIEFRNN; encoded by the coding sequence ATGGATCAACCAGGTGGAGAGCGTCTTAGCTTACTTTTATGGTTTCGATTGGCTCGGTTCTATCATCAAAGTAACCGATTATCCAATGAGAATGTTGGTCAGTTTGATCTGACAATTAGTCAATTTGATTTACTTGTACAAACACAGGCCAATCAGCCAATTTCACAAATGGATCTGGCCGAAAAGCTCCTGGTCACAAAGGGTAGCATCACGCAAATGCTTGCTAAGCTTGAACAACGAAATTTAATTAAACGCGAACAGGACTGGCGAATTAAACGAATTTCATTAACAGAAGAGGGAGAAGCTTTAATGAAAGAAGCACGTCCTGATCAATCAGCCTTTCAGTCATCATTATTTAATCCATTAACACAGGATGAACAGAAACAACTCAATACATTATTAAAAAAACTTCAAAAAGGGATTGAATTCCGCAATAACTAG
- a CDS encoding ring-cleaving dioxygenase translates to MNIMPLKGIHHVSAITANAKENLHFYTEILGMRLVKKTVNQDDTSVYHLFYADERGNPGTDLTFFEIPHAGTTYEGTNSISMTSLRVATDEALDYWVERLEQFDVRHEGINEESGRKTLAFRDFEGQRLQFVSDEHNEGVAGGKPWDKSPVPVQQGVVGLGPVRLTVSRPDVTARILVDVMGFREVRSYEEKGITPAIRVFETGEGGTGAEIHLLERNDLQRERPGRGSVHHVAFRVENQDELNKWVEHISASGLPNSGFVERYYFRSLYFREANGILFELATDGPGFEGDEPFETLGENLALPPYLENQREQIEATIKPLNTTKA, encoded by the coding sequence ATGAATATCATGCCGCTTAAAGGAATTCACCATGTATCGGCCATAACTGCAAACGCAAAAGAGAATTTACACTTTTATACCGAAATTCTAGGTATGAGGTTAGTGAAGAAAACAGTAAACCAAGATGATACTTCTGTTTATCATTTGTTTTATGCGGACGAACGAGGAAATCCTGGTACAGACTTAACATTTTTTGAGATCCCGCATGCAGGTACAACCTATGAAGGAACAAACAGTATTAGTATGACATCATTGCGAGTTGCAACAGACGAAGCGCTTGATTATTGGGTAGAGCGCCTTGAACAGTTTGATGTACGACACGAAGGAATTAATGAAGAATCTGGACGAAAAACGTTAGCTTTCCGTGACTTTGAAGGCCAACGCCTGCAATTTGTATCAGATGAACATAACGAAGGAGTAGCTGGAGGGAAGCCTTGGGATAAGAGTCCAGTTCCAGTTCAACAAGGAGTTGTAGGACTAGGTCCGGTCAGGTTAACAGTTAGTCGTCCTGATGTGACAGCAAGAATCTTAGTTGACGTCATGGGCTTCCGCGAAGTACGTTCGTACGAAGAAAAAGGAATCACTCCTGCTATTCGTGTTTTTGAAACGGGAGAAGGCGGTACAGGTGCAGAGATTCATTTGTTAGAACGAAATGATCTTCAACGTGAGAGACCTGGAAGAGGAAGTGTTCATCACGTGGCTTTCCGTGTTGAAAATCAAGATGAACTAAATAAATGGGTTGAGCACATTAGTGCATCAGGATTACCAAACTCTGGTTTTGTAGAGAGATATTATTTCCGTAGCTTATATTTCAGAGAAGCAAATGGTATCTTATTTGAACTCGCAACGGACGGTCCAGGATTTGAAGGAGATGAACCATTTGAAACACTTGGTGAGAATCTTGCTTTGCCTCCTTACCTTGAAAACCAACGTGAGCAAATCGAAGCAACTATTAAGCCGCTTAATACAACAAAAGCGTAA
- a CDS encoding alpha/beta hydrolase, with protein sequence MHHEHIFKKGNDSSLPTLILLHGTGGDENDLLPIADMIAPDASILSIRGNVSENGMPRFFKRLAMGVFDKEDLAKRTEELHAFIVDAAKTYQFDVARTVAIGYSNGANIAANALYTIPDSFSGAVLLHAMQPQEAVQLSSQIHSSVFVSSGKRDQMIPSIESEKLISTLREAGAEVTEYWTEGGHELRREEIEEAKKWFDSFSKA encoded by the coding sequence ATGCATCATGAGCATATCTTTAAAAAAGGTAATGATTCAAGCTTACCAACACTTATTTTGTTACACGGTACAGGTGGAGATGAAAATGACTTACTTCCTATTGCAGACATGATTGCACCGGATGCCTCGATTTTAAGTATTCGTGGAAACGTCTCTGAAAATGGTATGCCACGATTTTTCAAGAGACTGGCAATGGGCGTATTTGATAAAGAGGATTTGGCAAAAAGAACGGAAGAACTGCACGCATTCATCGTAGATGCTGCCAAAACCTATCAGTTTGATGTCGCGCGTACAGTTGCGATTGGCTATTCAAATGGGGCAAACATCGCCGCAAATGCTTTATATACCATTCCAGACTCATTTTCAGGTGCCGTTCTTCTTCATGCCATGCAACCGCAAGAAGCCGTTCAACTGAGTTCACAAATCCATTCATCTGTCTTTGTAAGCTCAGGGAAAAGAGATCAAATGATTCCTTCTATAGAATCCGAGAAACTAATCTCTACTTTAAGAGAAGCTGGAGCAGAGGTAACAGAGTATTGGACAGAGGGTGGACATGAGTTAAGACGAGAAGAAATTGAAGAAGCCAAAAAATGGTTTGATTCATTTAGTAAAGCTTAA
- a CDS encoding alkaline phosphatase translates to MKKKMSIALAAATLVTASIFPLYHAYGSDSGGSESSENTVVKNAIFLIPDGFSTAYADSYRLYKEDGVPVWEEHKMLTGMISTHSADSMITDSAAAGTAFATGVKTNNGVIGLSPDGQKLQTIVDLAGQAGKKNGLVATSTITHATPAAFATSVDGRNDYEGIAKQLVHHDHLDVLLGGGREQFLAPEQGGIREDGVDLIQEAEQNGFTYMETKRNLLSTEADPSKKYIGLFADEALEPDFGPLPTEPSLAEMTSFAIDHLSQSEEGFFLMVEGSQIDWAGHDNDATYAMKDSEAFEEAVKVALEFAEEDQETLIVMAGDHDTGGLSIQPNDEFNPANLQQVNMTGADMLSLVDRSYSNLEDVLTEQTSMSFTTEELDHIKDSKDPKLAINTLVSEKAGMAWTSTDHTAIDVPIYAYGPKASLFNGHIDNTDVFHGIRQALLGE, encoded by the coding sequence TTGAAAAAGAAAATGAGTATCGCACTTGCTGCTGCAACACTTGTCACGGCTTCTATTTTTCCTTTGTACCACGCGTATGGATCAGACTCAGGTGGGTCAGAGAGTTCAGAAAATACCGTTGTAAAAAATGCGATTTTTTTAATTCCTGATGGATTCTCTACAGCTTATGCAGACAGCTATCGTCTGTATAAAGAAGATGGTGTACCAGTTTGGGAAGAACACAAAATGCTTACTGGGATGATTTCCACTCACTCTGCTGATTCAATGATTACCGATTCAGCCGCGGCCGGAACAGCCTTTGCCACTGGAGTGAAAACGAATAATGGTGTAATAGGCTTATCACCTGATGGACAAAAGCTTCAAACCATTGTTGATCTAGCAGGACAAGCCGGCAAGAAAAATGGATTAGTTGCTACATCTACAATTACTCACGCGACCCCTGCTGCCTTTGCAACAAGTGTTGATGGTCGTAACGATTATGAAGGGATCGCAAAGCAGCTTGTTCATCATGATCACCTTGACGTTCTTTTAGGTGGTGGACGAGAGCAATTCTTGGCACCTGAACAAGGTGGCATCAGAGAAGACGGTGTAGATTTAATTCAAGAAGCTGAGCAAAATGGATTTACATATATGGAAACAAAACGAAACCTTCTTTCAACAGAGGCAGATCCATCAAAAAAGTATATTGGATTATTTGCAGATGAAGCGCTTGAGCCTGATTTTGGTCCACTTCCAACCGAGCCCTCTCTCGCGGAAATGACATCGTTCGCGATCGATCATTTGTCGCAATCAGAAGAAGGATTTTTCTTAATGGTTGAAGGAAGTCAGATTGACTGGGCTGGCCATGATAATGATGCGACATATGCCATGAAAGATTCAGAAGCCTTTGAAGAAGCTGTAAAAGTGGCACTTGAGTTTGCAGAAGAAGACCAAGAAACGCTAATTGTGATGGCTGGTGACCATGATACTGGTGGTTTGTCTATTCAACCAAATGACGAGTTCAACCCAGCAAATTTACAGCAAGTGAACATGACTGGAGCAGACATGCTTTCTTTAGTTGATCGTAGTTACTCAAATCTTGAAGACGTATTGACTGAACAAACCTCTATGAGCTTTACAACAGAGGAATTAGATCACATTAAAGATTCTAAAGATCCAAAGCTTGCAATCAATACATTAGTTAGTGAAAAAGCAGGGATGGCTTGGACTAGTACTGACCATACGGCTATAGATGTACCAATCTATGCATATGGGCCAAAGGCTTCTCTCTTTAATGGCCATATTGATAATACAGATGTATTTCATGGCATTCGTCAGGCGTTACTCGGAGAATGA